One Leeia speluncae genomic window, AACGTAATTTCTGCGTAGGCAGATACGCTATATCCAATCGCTTTGTTATCTAGCGCCACCAGGTAGCGATCAATAATCCCTTCTTGTCTTAAGCGCTGAACCCGACGCAGGCATGGCGCAGGGGTTAAGCCCACCCGTTCTGCCAACACATTGTTTGGCAAATTTCCTTCGGCTTGCAAGGTACGAAGAATTCGACGATCAATCACATCTAGTTGCATATTGCGCCCGCTTTAATGACTTAGAAATTAAATTTTAACATTAAATAAAAAATAGCCATATAGTTGCCAATACGGAGTCAAACCTCGCAATCTTGCAATCAAATAGCGCAGAAAATAGTGGAAAATATTGCATACATTATTCCAACTATTACCTGATCTGCGCCATGACAACTTTAGAAATCTGTGCACTCTTTTTGGCAGCCCTTATTGCAGGCATTGTTAATGCCGTTGCAGGCGGAGGTAGCCTGATTAGCTTCCCTACGCTACTCATGTTTCACGTGCCTAGCGTCTCGGCCAACGCGACCAATGCAGTCGCAACTTGGCCAGGGTTACTTAGTAGTGCATGGGGCTACCGCAAGATGCTGATGAAGTACAAAACCGGTCTGATCACACTGGCGCTATTAAGTGTGGCCGGAGGGGCGCTAGGCGCGATGCTGGTGATGATGACACCAAAAGCGATGTTTGCTTTGGCAACGCCGATGTTTATTTTGATTGCCTTTTTATTCTTTGCGTTTGGCCCCATGATGGCGCGTAAGCCATCAGCACTAGCAGACAACGCTGCTAGTGCAACAGATACACAAGCGCTTTACACCCCAAAACGCAAACTCTTACAGTTTATTGCGACGAGCTATGCGGGTTATTTCCCGAGTGGTGGCGGCATGGTCATTATGGCGTTGTATAACAGCTTTGGCATTCGAGATGCACAATTGATTAATGCAATTAAATGTCTTTTAGGCGTTACCGTGAGTGGCACGGCCGTGATGACGTTTGTACT contains:
- a CDS encoding sulfite exporter TauE/SafE family protein produces the protein MTTLEICALFLAALIAGIVNAVAGGGSLISFPTLLMFHVPSVSANATNAVATWPGLLSSAWGYRKMLMKYKTGLITLALLSVAGGALGAMLVMMTPKAMFALATPMFILIAFLFFAFGPMMARKPSALADNAASATDTQALYTPKRKLLQFIATSYAGYFPSGGGMVIMALYNSFGIRDAQLINAIKCLLGVTVSGTAVMTFVLSGQVLWPQAVIMIIGSLAGGFAGARLAQTLNPRLMRRIMLVLGGVITAFFFHKYYTPLLFA